The Candidatus Nezhaarchaeota archaeon genomic sequence TAGCTGAGTGGGCTGAGCTTAGCGAAGACGAGGTTCGCGTACTGAGCGCTGAAGGAGGGCTGCCAGTAGAGATAGCGGATAGGATGGTAGAGAACTTCGTAGGCTTCATGCCTATCCCGCTAGGAATAGCGGTAAACTTCCTAATAAACGGCCGAGACTACCTGGTACCCATGGCGATAGAGGAGGCTTCAGTCATAGCTGCAGCTAGTAACGCTGCTAAGCTAGCGCGTGTACGCGGAGGCTTTAAGGCTGGAGCGTCGAGGCCGGTAATGATAGGACAGGTCCAAGTAGTAGACCTAGAGGATCCTTTTAAGGCGCTCCTCAGGGTCCTAAGGGCGCGCGACGAAATAGCAGAGATAGCCAATAGAAAGGACCCTGTGCTAGTTAAGCTCGGGGGAGGGGTGGTAGACGTCTCAGGGCGCATCATAGACACTGAGGTGGGCTACATGTTGATTGTTGAGCTGCACGTAGACGTGAGGGACGCGATGGGGGCTAACGCGGTCAATTCAATGTGCGAGGCCATAACGCCTCTAGTAGAAGACCTAACAGGGGGTCGAGTACTACTACGCATCTTAACTAACTTAGCAATAGAGAGGCTAGCCTGGGCTGAAGCAGTGTTCGACAAAGACGTTATAGGAGGAGGGGGCGTAGTTGAAGCGATCCTAAAGGCGTACGTCTTCGCGACGGCCGACCCGTTTAGGGCAGCGACTCACAACAAGGGGATAATGAACGGCGTAGTAGCCGTCGCCCTAGCGACGGGCAATGATACTAGGGCAGTAGAGGCAGGGGCTCACGCCTACGCTGCAATGAGCGGGCGTTATCAGCCCCTCACCTCGTGGTGGAAGAGCGAAGAAGGACACTTAGCTGGAAGGATAGAGCTGCCCATTGCCGTCGGCATAGTTGGAGGAGTCACGGCAATACACCCAGTGGCCAAGATAGCTAGGAAGATACTAGGGGTTAAGTCGGCGACTGAGCTCGCAGAGGTCATGGCCGCTGTCGGCCTAGCCCAGAACTTCGCAGCCCTAAGAGCCCTAGCCACTGAGGGTATTCAGCGGGGGCACATGAAACTTCACGCACGAAACTTAGCCATCGCGGCGGGGGCTAGGGGGGAGCTTATAGACGAAGTGGCTAGGAGGATGATAGAGGAGGGGAACATAAGGTACGATAGGGCTAGACAGCTAGTAAGTGAGCTCAGTGGGAATTTATCTTAAGCAGTAGTTTAAATAAACTTGTAAAAATTTAAGGAGCACCTACCAACATTGTTTAATAAGCACTTAGCTTAGTGATCGAGGGCTGAAAAAGAGGACGATGAACGCAATAGAGAAAAAGAGATAAATCTACGGAGTTCTAGATAAAAAAAGCAAAGGAAAACTTTTTTCAAAGAAGAAGTGCCTGAAAAATTAAAGAGAAAGCAGAAAATAGATTTTTTTATTGAGAAGTGCTCTAAAAAGAGTGGGAGATATTGATTAACGCTCAACACTTATCCGCCAAAATCTTTAAATTCTTCAATGTATCTCATCGCACGGGTGAAAGTAGATGCCCAAGTGCCCAAAGTGCGGGGCTGAAGTGGCTGCCCCAACCAAGAAGTGGACGCTAGCGCCTAAGGGCCGTAAGCCAGTTACGATAGGGCTCTTTAAGTGCCCAAACGGGCACTTCTTCAGAGCTGGTGTTAAATAGCTACATAGCACACCTCCACCCCTTTTTCTACTTCACTCAGGCGCATAGACGCCCATCGATAGGCGTAGCTGATCGTCCAAGGCTAGGGGTGGGGAATTAGAGCTTGGACGTTTAGCAGGATAGAAGGCTATCCAACGAAGGGCTATTACTACTTATTAGCTAATCGATGGCCTAGGCTCCCTGTGGCTAAGCTCGATCTACACGTTCACTCGTCCTACTCAATAGACGCTAAGCTGAGGCCTGAGGCTTTAGTCAGGGAGGCCTTGAGGAGAGGCTTAAGCGGGGTGGCGGTCACGGACCATGGGACCGTCGAGGGAGGCCTCGAGGTAAAGAGGCTTAGCCCACCGGGCTTCATAGCTATTCCAGGCGTGGAGGCTAAGACGCTGCGGGGAGAGCTATTAATCCTCTTCATCGAGGAGGAAGTTCGCTCACAAAACCCCCTAGAGGTTATTGATAAGGCGAAGGAGGCCGGGGGGTTAATTGTACTACCGCACCCCTTCGACTGGATTAGGCGGTCAAGGCTCAGGGGGGATGAAGAGCTAGTTAAGAAGGTAGATGCCATAGAGGTGCTTAACTCACGCTGCCCATTAATGAAGCTAAATGCTAAAGCTCAGCAGCTAGCGAGAAGCTTAGGTAAGCCGTTTACAGCAGGTAGCGACGCCCACTTCGCCATGGAGCTCGGTAGAGCCTGGGTAGCTGTAGAAGCCAGCAGTGCTGAGGATGTCAGGAAAGCTATACTGAGGAGGCAGGTTAAGATAGGCGGGGGGAGGGCGCCCCTCTACGTACACTTAATGAGTTGGCTAGTAAAGGAGGGCAGGAGGGTCGCTAAGTACCTCTAAGGCCTAGCTCAGCACCCTATCTAGCCTTCTATCTGGAACCCTAAACACCAGCTTAGAGACGAGCCTAATTAATTCGTCCGGGGGGGCCATGCTCGAGGCACCTAGGCGTAGACACAGCGCTAGCTTAAGCGCCTCCTTCTCACTCCTAGTCCTCACTCCTCCATTAGCGATTTGCTCAGCTACGCGTAGAGCCACGTAGAACCTCATGAACGAGAATAGGTTAAGCCTCAGCGAGCTTAGCTCAGAGTAGGCCTTATGGAACACCTTAACTAGGCCTTCTTCAGGCTCGAGGCCGAGGACGACGAGGGAGGCCGCTAGCCTCAAGACCCTAAATAGCTCCTCCTGAGAAAACTTGCCTAGCCTCGCCCTCAAGGCCTCTTCCACTGGGGCTCCTGATAGTATGTCTCGGTAAGCCTCTTCGTAGGCCACCTCCTTATGGAAAACCTTGGCTAAGAAGGGGTATTCAGAGAAGGAAAGGCCTAGGCCGTACCTACCTACTGCGTAGAGCAAAGCCATCTCCTTATCGTACAGCTCGTGAGCGGACCAGCCTCTAAGGGGCTCTATCTTCCTCGCTTCATAGCTCTGCTTAAGCAATTCAACCACGACACCCCTATCTTGAACTCTACTAGCTAGGGCCTTGGCCAAGACCTCGCTGCAGGCCTCGACGTGATTTCTATAGGCAGCCGCGGGCATTAAGCTCCCTAAGCTAACTGCTCACTAGCCTTAACTATAGCGAAATAGATATGCTTCGCGCTAACTCAGCTTTTTATAGGTCCTCCTTAAGGCTCTAGGCGAGGGAGGGTGGCAGCTCCGCGAGGCCATCAGTACGTGCCTTGGAGAAGGGTCCCTAGCTGGGCGTGTATAAGGTGTGGAGGCTGCTGTAGGCATTTCCTAGTCACTTTGACGCCAGGGGAGGCCTTGAACTTAACTAGGAAGTACGGGATCCCGATGCTCATTAAGGGGGTTAAGTACATAATGCCCTGCAAGGCAGACGGTAGCTGCGTATTCCTCGCTGAAGATAACGGAGCGGCTAGGTGCACAATATACTTCGAGAGGCCGTACGTATGCCGCATGTACCCCTTCCACGTATCTCAAAGGGATCTGGGAGGGGGGAGCGAGGCAATATACGTAGATCGCGATGGAACAGGGCTTTACGTATACGTAGACGTGGCTTGTAGAGGAGTAGGGAGGGGGGTCCCCATTGAGAAGCTCATCCCCCTCGCTGTTAGGCTCTGGAGGAAGATGGCTGGAGCCTAGCCATCTTAGCGACTATGTCTATCTTAGTTACAATGCCCACCGGCCTACCTTGCTCAACAATGAGTACAGCTGGCTTACCGCTAAGTAATAGTACATAGGCCTCCTCTAGGCTGCTTTGAGGATTTAGCATAGGTAGAGGCTCCTCCATAACCTCCAGCGCCCTCATCTTTAGCAGCCCTAGTGGATCCCCGCTCCTCCTCAAGGCCTTTAGTAAGCTAGACTCGTAAATACACCCTACGACCTTGCCGTCGTCGAGCACAGGTATTTGTGAAATCCCAAGCTTCTCCATAACATCTACGGCCTTCTCTACAGTATCTAGGGCATCGACCGTCACTACGGGGCTGTGCATAACCTCCTTGACCTTAACCTCCCTCCTAGCCCAAGCTAGCGCGGTTAGGATTCTCCTCAGCGTTGACGCTCGAGGGTCTGCAGTACCACACTCAATCCTAGATATTAAGGACTGGCTTACGCCTGCAAGCTGAGCCAACTGGCGTTGAGTTAGCCCTGCCTCTTCTCTAAGCCTCTTAAGCTCCTTGCCTAAGGGGAGCCACAAAGCTACACTTAGTGGGAGAGGGGGGCTAAAAGCCTGCCTTGCCCTCAAGCCTCAGGTCTATGGCTACTTGAAACACCCTAGGGCCTACTTCCCTCACCACTCTACTGTTTAATAAGCACACCTTAGCCCCTAGCTCCCTAGCCCTACGCTCTACGCTAAGCCACACCTTCCTCAAGGCCTCCGTCCTACTTCCACGCGCCTCCCCGTAAAAGTGAATGACCCCGCGCAGCTTAGAGACGTGGACGGCTGCGTCTAAGAACTCCAGGGACTTTAGCGGTAGCGGCATGAGGACCCTGTCCGCCCAGCCAGGCTTACCTACTAGCCCTAGTAGCTTCGAGTCCCCGCGTACCACGTGAACTAGCCCTCGCACTCTATTTAGCTCAACGTTCTCAGCCATTAGCTTAGCCGCGTCAGCGTTTAGGTCCACCGACACTACTTCAGCCCCCCTCAACTTCGCTAGGAGGATCGAGAAGCAGCCTACACCAGCGAACATATTAAAGACGAGCTCCCCTTCACTAGCTAAGCTAGCTACTCGAAGCCTCTCATAGGAAAGCCTAGGTGTGAAGTATGCCTTGGCTAAGTCGACCTTAAAGTAGCACCCATGCTCACGGTGAATAGTCACAGTCCTATGCTCGCCAGCCAACCACTCAAGCCCCCTCAGCCTATAGTCACCTACGTGAGGAGAGCTCTGCCTAAAGACCGCCTTGACGTGGGGAAGCTCTTCGAGAAGCGCCTTAGCGAGGCTGTGCCTGTGCTCCACGAGCTCGGGGGGCACCTTAATCACTGCTATGTCCCCTACGACGTCGAAGCTCTTAACGACGCGCTTAGCTAAGCCTAAGGGGCAGGTCCTTAGAGCCGCCCTAACTAACGGACTATTGCGCCTAGCCAACCTCCAAAGCCTCTGTGCTACGCTTATCTTAATAAGCTAGCTCTTCATTAAGCAAGCCGCCTTGATAGCTGAAGTAGAAGAGGCGCTAAGTAGCTTAAGAGTAAGAGCCAGGTGGCTAAGGCCTAGGCGTGTAGGCGAGCCGCTGGGCCTTGACGAGGCTTTTAGGAGGGCACTGGCTAACCCTCTCAGGGCCCCTAACCTACTTGAGGAGAGGGGGGTTGAGAGGGCGGCCATAATCATTCCAGACCACACTAGGCCCCCCAGCCCCTTCCTAGCTAAGCTCGTAGGCGTGGTTGAGGCGCTGGCTCGCGAAGTAGTAGTCGTTGTGGCTGGGGGGACCCATCAGCCCCCTCCCCTCTCAAGGATTAGGGACGCGCTAGGGGGGCTAGTCGAGAAGAGCTGGTTTAGGCTTAGGCACTCCTACGCTCAAAGCCACCCCTCGAACTTCAAGGGCCTAGGGGTAACGTCCCGCGGCACGCCGATTGAGGTAAACCGCGAAGTGGCTGAAGCCGACTTAGTAGTGTCTACGCTATGCGTAAGGCCTCACTACTTCGCTGGATGGGAGGGGGGGTGTAAGGCCATACTTCCAGGGTGCAGTAGCTTAAACAGCATAAGACATAACCACTCACTAGCTGTAGGCTGCCCTGAGGCGAGGGAGCTTAGAGCAGAGGGCAACCCAGTCAGAATGGACATGGAGGAAGCTGGGATGAGCCTGGCCAGGAGGACTAGGTATAGAGTACTGGACTGGGTTATTGACTCCTACGGAGGGCTCGCTGCAGCGTATTATGGAGACCCCGTGGGGGCACATAGAGCATCTGCGCAAGCCGCCTTAAATTACTACGTGGTCGAGGCCCCTCCTAGCCAAGCAGTCGTAACTATAGCTAGGCCCCCGATAGGCTCTACTCTATTCCAAGCCTTAAAGGCCTACCACTTAGCGTGCAGCGTGGAGCCTAGGCAGGGGAAATTAAAGGTGGTATTAGCAGCACCTATGGATGAAGGGGTCGGCAGTAAGGAATTCGCTGAGGAGGTCGTTAGGTATGCTAATAGGTCCTGCGAGGAGGTCGTGAAGGAGCTTAAGGAGAGGATGATGAGGGGGGAGTTTAGCGAGGTCTTCCCTAAGCTAGCTAGGATGGCCATGGACTCTCAGCGCGCTAAGCTAATCGTCGCTAGCCCCTCAGCAGCTAGCGACGTAAAGACGCTGCTAGAGAAGGCTAACATACCCTTCTACGAAGACCTAGCTGAGGCTTTAAGAGGCATAGAAGAGGCTGTAGTGCTACCCTATGGAGACACTTCAGTCCCTGTCTCACCTGGGAGCTCCAGGAACACCTTCATGATGTCGGTGTAGCCATGGCTCCTCAGCGCCTCTTCGACCCCCTTAAGAAGAGATAGCTGGCGCTCAGTTAGCTCTGCTCCTATTATCGTAGCCTTGTCTAGACCCTCTACAGCTGGCGTTGAGGGGCCCTCAGAAAGGTAGGATGGGTTGTGCTGATCTATGAGGACGGCGAGGAGGCCATTACCATCTCTTATAAGGCAAGTCTTCCATCCGTACTCCGCCGACACTCGGGCATTCTTGAGCACCGGCTCTAGGATAGGCTTTATCTTAGACGTCCCTAGCTCTATGAACTCCCTCACCCTAGGGCAAGTAGCATAACAG encodes the following:
- a CDS encoding hydroxymethylglutaryl-CoA reductase, degradative; translation: MRSSRLPSFYKLTLPERLRIVAEWAELSEDEVRVLSAEGGLPVEIADRMVENFVGFMPIPLGIAVNFLINGRDYLVPMAIEEASVIAAASNAAKLARVRGGFKAGASRPVMIGQVQVVDLEDPFKALLRVLRARDEIAEIANRKDPVLVKLGGGVVDVSGRIIDTEVGYMLIVELHVDVRDAMGANAVNSMCEAITPLVEDLTGGRVLLRILTNLAIERLAWAEAVFDKDVIGGGGVVEAILKAYVFATADPFRAATHNKGIMNGVVAVALATGNDTRAVEAGAHAYAAMSGRYQPLTSWWKSEEGHLAGRIELPIAVGIVGGVTAIHPVAKIARKILGVKSATELAEVMAAVGLAQNFAALRALATEGIQRGHMKLHARNLAIAAGARGELIDEVARRMIEEGNIRYDRARQLVSELSGNLS
- a CDS encoding chromatin protein Cren7, which codes for MPKCPKCGAEVAAPTKKWTLAPKGRKPVTIGLFKCPNGHFFRAGVK
- a CDS encoding PHP domain-containing protein yields the protein MAKLDLHVHSSYSIDAKLRPEALVREALRRGLSGVAVTDHGTVEGGLEVKRLSPPGFIAIPGVEAKTLRGELLILFIEEEVRSQNPLEVIDKAKEAGGLIVLPHPFDWIRRSRLRGDEELVKKVDAIEVLNSRCPLMKLNAKAQQLARSLGKPFTAGSDAHFAMELGRAWVAVEASSAEDVRKAILRRQVKIGGGRAPLYVHLMSWLVKEGRRVAKYL
- a CDS encoding DUF2192 domain-containing protein, giving the protein MPAAAYRNHVEACSEVLAKALASRVQDRGVVVELLKQSYEARKIEPLRGWSAHELYDKEMALLYAVGRYGLGLSFSEYPFLAKVFHKEVAYEEAYRDILSGAPVEEALRARLGKFSQEELFRVLRLAASLVVLGLEPEEGLVKVFHKAYSELSSLRLNLFSFMRFYVALRVAEQIANGGVRTRSEKEALKLALCLRLGASSMAPPDELIRLVSKLVFRVPDRRLDRVLS
- a CDS encoding YkgJ family cysteine cluster protein, which codes for MAAPRGHQYVPWRRVPSWACIRCGGCCRHFLVTLTPGEALNLTRKYGIPMLIKGVKYIMPCKADGSCVFLAEDNGAARCTIYFERPYVCRMYPFHVSQRDLGGGSEAIYVDRDGTGLYVYVDVACRGVGRGVPIEKLIPLAVRLWRKMAGA
- a CDS encoding CBS domain-containing protein: MWLPLGKELKRLREEAGLTQRQLAQLAGVSQSLISRIECGTADPRASTLRRILTALAWARREVKVKEVMHSPVVTVDALDTVEKAVDVMEKLGISQIPVLDDGKVVGCIYESSLLKALRRSGDPLGLLKMRALEVMEEPLPMLNPQSSLEEAYVLLLSGKPAVLIVEQGRPVGIVTKIDIVAKMARLQPSSSRA
- a CDS encoding class I SAM-dependent methyltransferase family protein, with the translated sequence MARRNSPLVRAALRTCPLGLAKRVVKSFDVVGDIAVIKVPPELVEHRHSLAKALLEELPHVKAVFRQSSPHVGDYRLRGLEWLAGEHRTVTIHREHGCYFKVDLAKAYFTPRLSYERLRVASLASEGELVFNMFAGVGCFSILLAKLRGAEVVSVDLNADAAKLMAENVELNRVRGLVHVVRGDSKLLGLVGKPGWADRVLMPLPLKSLEFLDAAVHVSKLRGVIHFYGEARGSRTEALRKVWLSVERRARELGAKVCLLNSRVVREVGPRVFQVAIDLRLEGKAGF
- a CDS encoding lactate racemase domain-containing protein, which codes for MIAEVEEALSSLRVRARWLRPRRVGEPLGLDEAFRRALANPLRAPNLLEERGVERAAIIIPDHTRPPSPFLAKLVGVVEALAREVVVVVAGGTHQPPPLSRIRDALGGLVEKSWFRLRHSYAQSHPSNFKGLGVTSRGTPIEVNREVAEADLVVSTLCVRPHYFAGWEGGCKAILPGCSSLNSIRHNHSLAVGCPEARELRAEGNPVRMDMEEAGMSLARRTRYRVLDWVIDSYGGLAAAYYGDPVGAHRASAQAALNYYVVEAPPSQAVVTIARPPIGSTLFQALKAYHLACSVEPRQGKLKVVLAAPMDEGVGSKEFAEEVVRYANRSCEEVVKELKERMMRGEFSEVFPKLARMAMDSQRAKLIVASPSAASDVKTLLEKANIPFYEDLAEALRGIEEAVVLPYGDTSVPVSPGSSRNTFMMSV